A genomic window from Pygocentrus nattereri isolate fPygNat1 chromosome 22, fPygNat1.pri, whole genome shotgun sequence includes:
- the LOC108414014 gene encoding hepatocyte cell adhesion molecule-like isoform X1 yields the protein MMKTAKFHHQRWTLLLFCLWEIFISESVSSTSAQKVLNGAVGESITLPTRVFVSSNIDYEGKTIGQLMNNQVRSFREFTNRLHWDNQSGFFTLSHLRTDDSGVYTVDDAEEDKKEVYELNVYDKVSAPQVKKLNSSPSESEFCSLQCSVRNVRGLNLFWFKAKVLLNHTNSSSLNDTLNLFLETARTDKDTYTCVTSNPVSKQTITVNITEHCLNQPGAPHRSNIIAIVLPVIFVLLIIVMVILLRRRKRHSEISRHTEDFWRKKSTCLQEKQQNDPDLLTEVIYTTAGP from the exons ATGATGAAGACGGCGAAGTTTCACCATCAAAGATGGAccctgcttttgttttgtttatggg AAATCTTCATCTCTGAGTCAGTATCCAGCACTTCAGCTCAGAAAGTACTGAATGGAGCTGTAGGAGAGTCTATTACACTCCCCACTCGAGTGTTTGTATCTAGCAATATTGATTATGAGGGCAAAACCATTGGACAGTTGATGAATAACCAGGTGCGATCTTTCAGAGAGTTTACGAATCGTCTCCACTGGGACAATCAAAGTGGGttcttcactctctcacacCTGAGAACAGACGACTCAGGTGTTTATACTGTAGACGACGCTGAAGAGGATAAGAAAGAAGTCTATGAGCTGAATGTATATG ataaagtTTCAGCACCACAGGTGAAGAAACTCAACTCCAGTCCATCAGAGAGTGAATTCTGCTCATTGCAGTGCTCAGTGAGGAATGTGAGGGGACTGAATCTGTTTTGGTTTAAAGCCAAAGTCTTattaaaccacacaaacagttcCAGTCTAAATGACACATTGAATCTCTTTCTGGAAACTGCGAGGACTGATAAGGACACTTACACCTGTGTGACTTCCAACCCAGTCAGCAAGCAGACGATCACAGTCAACATCACAGAGCACTGCCTTAATCAACCAG GTGCACCACATAGGTCAAATATCATTGCAATTGTACTTCCTGTGATTTTTGTACTGCTGATAATAGTGATGGTCATACTTTTGCGGAGAAGAAAACGTCACTCTGAAATCAGTCGGCACACAGAAG ATTTTTGGAGAAAGAAATCTACATGTCtgcaagaaaaacagcaaaatgatCCCGATCTACTCACAgaag tgataTATACCACAGCCGGCCCCTGA
- the LOC108414014 gene encoding hepatocyte cell adhesion molecule-like isoform X2, producing the protein MMKTAKFHHQRWTLLLFCLWEIFISESVSSTSAQKVLNGAVGESITLPTRVFVSSNIDYEGKTIGQLMNNQVRSFREFTNRLHWDNQSGFFTLSHLRTDDSGVYTVDDAEEDKKEVYELNVYDKVSAPQVKKLNSSPSESEFCSLQCSVRNVRGLNLFWFKAKVLLNHTNSSSLNDTLNLFLETARTDKDTYTCVTSNPVSKQTITVNITEHCLNQPDFWRKKSTCLQEKQQNDPDLLTEVIYTTAGP; encoded by the exons ATGATGAAGACGGCGAAGTTTCACCATCAAAGATGGAccctgcttttgttttgtttatggg AAATCTTCATCTCTGAGTCAGTATCCAGCACTTCAGCTCAGAAAGTACTGAATGGAGCTGTAGGAGAGTCTATTACACTCCCCACTCGAGTGTTTGTATCTAGCAATATTGATTATGAGGGCAAAACCATTGGACAGTTGATGAATAACCAGGTGCGATCTTTCAGAGAGTTTACGAATCGTCTCCACTGGGACAATCAAAGTGGGttcttcactctctcacacCTGAGAACAGACGACTCAGGTGTTTATACTGTAGACGACGCTGAAGAGGATAAGAAAGAAGTCTATGAGCTGAATGTATATG ataaagtTTCAGCACCACAGGTGAAGAAACTCAACTCCAGTCCATCAGAGAGTGAATTCTGCTCATTGCAGTGCTCAGTGAGGAATGTGAGGGGACTGAATCTGTTTTGGTTTAAAGCCAAAGTCTTattaaaccacacaaacagttcCAGTCTAAATGACACATTGAATCTCTTTCTGGAAACTGCGAGGACTGATAAGGACACTTACACCTGTGTGACTTCCAACCCAGTCAGCAAGCAGACGATCACAGTCAACATCACAGAGCACTGCCTTAATCAACCAG ATTTTTGGAGAAAGAAATCTACATGTCtgcaagaaaaacagcaaaatgatCCCGATCTACTCACAgaag tgataTATACCACAGCCGGCCCCTGA